The following are encoded in a window of Peromyscus maniculatus bairdii isolate BWxNUB_F1_BW_parent chromosome X, HU_Pman_BW_mat_3.1, whole genome shotgun sequence genomic DNA:
- the LOC102922849 gene encoding histone H2A-Bbd type 1-like, with protein sequence MAWRRQRRSRSTRAELQFSVSRVDRYLREGNYCRRLSASTPVLLAGILEYLTSNILMLAAEEAFIRGKKRITPEHLCWVIQNNRQLSQLFKENTKSLDDLP encoded by the coding sequence ATGGCATGGAGAAGGCAAAGACGATCCCGTTCCACAAGAGCTGAGCTTCAATTCTCTGTTAGCCGAGTGGACAGATACCTTCGAGAAGGAAACTATTGCCGGCGCCTGAGTGCTTCTACTCCTGTGTTGCTCGCTGGTATACTCGAGTACCTGACATCCAACATCCTTATGCTGGCTGCTGAGGAAGCCTTCATCAGGGGCAAGAAGCGCATCACCCCAGAGCACTTATGTTGGGTGATTCAGAACAACAGACAGCTCAGTCAACTCTTCAAAGAGAACACCAAATCTCTGGATGATTTGCCATAA